The Callospermophilus lateralis isolate mCalLat2 chromosome 3, mCalLat2.hap1, whole genome shotgun sequence genome has a segment encoding these proteins:
- the LOC143394666 gene encoding olfactory receptor 4N2, with product MENKNGTVVTEFILLGLTQSREIQLLVFVLVLIFYLIILPGNFLIILTIRSDPGLTAPLYFFLGNLAFLDASYSFIVAPRMLVDFLSEKKVISYRGCITQLFFLHFLGGGEGLLLVVMAFDRYIAICRPLHYSTVMSPRACYVMLLALWLGGFIHSIIQVALILRLPFCGPNQLDNFFCDVPQVIKLACTDTFVVELLMVFNSGLMTLLCFLGLLASYAVILCRVHGSSSEGKSKAMSTCTTHIIVIFLMFGPGIFIYTRPFRAFPADKVVSLFHTVIFPLLNPVIYTLRNQEVKASMKKLFHQHIP from the coding sequence ATGGAGAACAAGAACGGCACAGTGGTGACTGAATTCATCCTCCTTGGTCTGACCCAGTCTCGAGAGATTCAGCTTCTGGTCTTTGTCTTAGTTTTAATTTTCTACCTCATCATCCTCCCTGGAAACTTCCTCATCATCCTCACCATCAGGTCAGACCCTGGGCTCACAGCCCCCCTCTACTTCTTCCTGGGCAACTTGGCCTTCCTGGATGCCTCCTACTCCTTCATTGTGGCTCCCAGGATGCTGGTGGACTTCCTCTCTGAGAAGAAGGTGATCTCCTACAGAGGCTGCATCACCCAGCTCTTCTTCTTGCACTTCCTTGGAGGTGGAGAGGGGCTGCTCCTGGTTGTCATGGCCTTTGACCGCTACATCGCCATCTGCCGGCCTTTGCACTACTCAACAGTCATGAGCCCTAGAGCCTGCTATGTGATGCTGCTGGCTCTGTGGCTGGGAGGCTTTATCCACTCCATTATCCAGGTGGCCCTCATCCTCCGCCTGCCCTTCTGTGGCCCAAACCAGCTGGACAACTTCTTCTGTGATGTGCCACAGGTCATCAAGCTGGCCTGCACTGACACCTTTGTGGTGGAGCTCCTGATGGTCTTCAACAGTGGCCTAATGACCCTGCTGTGCTTCCTGGGCCTTCTGGCCTCTTATGCTGTCATCCTCTGCAGAGTACATGGGTCTTCCTCTGAGGGGAAGAGCAAGGCCATGTCCACGTGCACCACACACATCATTGTTATATTCCTCATGTTTGGGCCTGGCATCTTCATCTATACTCGCCCGTTCAGAGCTTTCCCGGCTGACAAGGTGGTTTCCCTCTTTCATACAGTCATTTTTCCATTGTTGAATCCTGTAATTTATACTCTTCGTAACCAGGAAGTGAAGGCTTCCATGAAGAAGCTGTTTCATCAGCACATACCCTAA
- the LOC143393896 gene encoding olfactory receptor 4N4C, whose product MEIENGTVVTEFILLGLTQSREIQLLVFVLILIFYLIILPGNFLIILTIRSDPGLSAPLYFFLGNLAFLDASYSFIVAPRMLVDFLSEKKVISYRGCITQLFFLHFLGGGEGLLLVVMAFDRYIAICRPLHYSTVMSPRACYVMLLALWLGGFIHSIIQVALILRLPFCGPNQLDNFFCDVPQVIKLACTDTFVVELLMVSNSGLMTLLCFLGLLASYGVILCHVHRSASEGKSKAMSTCTTHVIIILLMFGPAIFIYTRPFRALPADKVVSFFHTVVFPVMNPMIYTLRNQEVKISMKKLLVRHIIC is encoded by the coding sequence ATGGAGATAGAAAATGGAACAGTGGTGACTGAATTCATCCTCCTTGGTCTGACCCAGTCTCGAGAGATTCAGCTTCTGGTCTTTGTACTGATCTTAATTTTCTACCTCATCATCCTCCCTGGAAACTTCCTCATCATCCTCACCATCAGGTCAGACCCTGGGCTCTCAGCCCCCCTCTACTTCTTCCTGGGCAACTTGGCCTTCCTGGATGCCTCCTACTCCTTCATTGTGGCTCCCAGGATGCTGGTGGACTTCCTCTCTGAGAAGAAGGTGATCTCCTACAGAGGCTGCATCACCCAGCTCTTCTTCTTGCACTTCCTTGGAGGTGGAGAGGGGCTGCTCCTGGTTGTCATGGCCTTTGACCGCTACATCGCCATCTGCCGGCCTTTGCACTACTCAACAGTCATGAGCCCTAGAGCCTGCTATGTGATGCTGCTGGCTCTGTGGCTGGGAGGCTTTATCCACTCCATTATCCAGGTGGCCCTCATCCTCCGCCTGCCCTTCTGTGGCCCAAACCAGCTGGACAACTTCTTCTGTGATGTGCCACAGGTCATCAAGCTGGCCTGCACTGACACCTTTGTGGTGGAGCTCCTGATGGTCTCCAACAGTGGCCTAATGACCCTGTTGTGCTTCCTGGGCCTTCTGGCCTCCTATGGCGTCATCCTCTGTCACGTTCATAGATCAGCTTCTGAGGGGAAGAGCAAGGCCATGTCCACGTGCACCACTCATGTCATTATTATACTTCTTATGTTTGGGCCTGCAATCTTCATCTACACTCGGCCGTTCAGAGCCTTACCTGCTGACAAAGTGGTTTCTTTCTTCCACACAGTCGTCTTCCCCGTGATGAATCCCATGATTTATACCCTTCGAAACCAGGAAGTAAAAATTTCCATGAAAAAATTATTGGTTCGGCATATAATTTGTTAG